Below is a genomic region from Actinomadura sp. NAK00032.
GCCCGGCGCCCGCCGCGATCGCGGCGTAGTTGTGGTCGCCCCGCGCGCTGGACGGGCAGACGTCGACGCGGTAGGACGGCTCGCCGGTGATCTCGACCCGGTAGGAGCCGCCGTCCTGCGCCGGCCGGGGCCAGTCGGGGCGCAGGTCGGCGCGCAGCCGGGTGGTGTGGTCGATGACCAGCACGTCCTTGCCGGCGGCGACGCCGGTGATCTGGAACCGCATGGCCGCGACCCCGCCCGCCGGGATGTGCCCGGCCGCCACGTCGAACGCCTCCGGCGCGGGCTCCTGCTCGAACCGCTCGGTGATGTCGTCCAGCTCGAAGCCAAAGCCGCGGGCCAGCATCCGAAGGCTGACGCCCCAGGACGCCGCCAGCATCCCCGGCCTGAACATCTTCGGCAGGTCGCCCACGGGGCGGCCGAAGCCCATGAAGTCGAAGATGACCGGGGCGCCGTCGTAGGACGCGTAGTCGGCGATCTCCGAGCAGCGCACCCGCTCCACCCGCTGGCAGGTGCTCGCGATCGCGAAGGGCAGCAGGTCGTTGACCCAGCCGGGGTCGACCCCGGTGGCGAACAGGCTCGTCCCGCCGGCCCGGCAGGCGTCCTCGATCGGGGCGATCATGCGGTCCGGCAGCACGCCCCAAGGGTGGATCAGCGGCACCGGCGAGGACGCGACGACGTCGCTGCCCGAGGCGAGGATCCTGCGGAGGTCGTCGAGCGCCTCCAACAGGCGGGTCTCGCCGAGCGCGCAGTACACGGTGCAGTCCGGCCGCAGGGCGAGCGCCGCGTCCAGGTCGGCGGTGGCGGCGACGCCGGTGACCGTGTCCAGGCCGGCGAGGTCGCCGGCGTCCCGCCCGACCTTCTCCGGGTTCGACACGACCAGTCCGGCCAGCTCGAAACGGGGGTCCTCGATCAGCTGCGACAGGGCGATGCGGCCGACGTTGCCGGTCGCCACGTGCAGGACGCGGATGGCCATGGTGCTCCTCGGCGGCGGGGCTGGTCAGCTGCCTGGACAGGTGTCCACCCTAGCGGCGGGCCGGCCGCCGCCGCAATGGCGCCGGACGAGCGGCGGGCGGTGGCGGCTTTCCTGGACAGCCGTCCAGGCACTATTCCAGAATCGGTAGAACGCGTTCTAGTATGGCGCCATGCGCAACGGAATCGTGCTCTTCACCTCGGACCGCGGCATCACCCCGGCGGCGCTGGCCAAGGCCGCCGAGGAGCGCGGCTTCGACACCTTCTACGTGCCCGAGCACACCCACATACCGGTGCGCCGCGACGCGCTGCACCCCACCGGCGGCGCGGACCTGCCCGACGACCGCTACACCCGTACCCTCGACCCGTGGGTGTCGCTGGCGACCGCCGCCGCGGTGACCTCCCGGATCGGCCTGGCGACCGCGGTCGCGCTGCCGGTGGAGTCCGACCCGATCACCCTCGCCAAGACGCTCGCGACCCTGGACCACCTGTCCGGCGGCCGGGTGACGGTCGGCGCCGGGTTCGGGTGGAACACCGACGAGCTGGCCGACCACCACGTCCCGGCCGCCAGGCGCCGCACCGTCCTCAAGGAGTACCTGGAGGCGATGCGCGCCCTGTGGACGCAGGAGGAGGCGTCCTACGACGGCGAGTTCGTCTCGTTCGGCCCGAGCTGGGCCCACCCCAAGCCCCCGCAGGGCCGCATCCCGGTGATCATCGGCGCGGGCGGCGGGCCCAAGACCATGAAGTGGATCGCGGCCCACGCCGACGGCTGGATGACCACCCCGATCGAGACCGACATCGCCGACCGGGTCGCGCTGCTGCGCAAGGAGTGGGACGAGGCGGGCCGCGCCGGCGAGCCCGACGTGCGGATCCTGGTCGCCAAGAGGCCCACCCCCGGCGACCTCGCCGAATGGGAGGCCGCCGGGGCCGCCGAGCTGATCTGGGGCGTGCCGGACGCGGACGAGTCCGCCGTCCTGGCGTACCTGGACAAGACCGCCGCCCGGCTCGGCCTGGCCCAGAGCTGACGACCGGCCCGTCCGAAGCCGACGACCGAGGAGACCGGTAGATGACCCCAGCGCCCCCGCCGAGCCGCTACGCCGCCCTGCCCCGGGAGCGGCTCGCGGCCGCCGTCCCCGAACTGCTGCTGATCGGGCAGCTCATCGACCGCTCCGGGATGGCGTGGTGCATCTCCGCGTTCGGGCGGGAGGAGATGGCGCGGATCGCGATCGAGGAGTGGGCGGCCTCCAGCCCGATCTACACCCGCCGGATGCAGCGGGCGCTCGGCTACGCACCCGACGTCCCCGGCAAGGGCGACGTGCCGACCATCTTCAAGGGCCTCCAGCTCGACATCGGCGCTCCCCCGCAGTTCATGGACTTCCGCTACACGGTCCACGACCGGTGGCACGGCGAGTTCCACCTCGACTACTGCGGCGCCCTCATGGACGTCGAGCCCATGGGCGAGGACTACGTCCGCTCCATGTGCCACGACATCGAGGACCCGACCTTCGACGCGACCGCCGTCGCCACCAACCCCAGGGCGCAGGTGCGGCCGATCCACCGGCCGCCGCGCCTGCCCGCCGGCCGGCACCCCCACTGCGCGTGGACGGTCACCATCGACGAGGCGCACCCGGAGGCGCGGGGCATCCCGCTGCTGGCCGTCAACGAGCGGTCCCGCGCCGCGACCCTCGAACTCGCGCCGATCGACCCCGCCGGCGACGGCCTCGCCGACTACTCCGGCCCGCTGCTGTCCGACCTGGACTTCGCCGCCTTCTCCCACTCCGCGCTGGCGCGGATCGCCGACGAGGTGTGCCTGCAGATGCACCTGCTCGACCGCGCCTTCGCGCTCGCCGTCGCCGAGCGCGCCGACGGCGCCGGCGCGCTGCTGCGGATCCGCCGCAAGCAGCTCGTCGGCGTCGCGGGCATCGCCGCCGAACGGCTCGCCCGCGCCCTGGACCTGCCCAGGGACGAGCAGGGCGCGGCCCGCGTCCTGGCTCTGCACCCGCTCCTCAACCCCGCCGCCTACGTCGACGCCGACATCGACGGCGCGACGGTCACCGTCCGGCCGTCCGCCGCCCACGAGGACGGCGCCTGGATCTCGCTGTGCGGCCCGGACTGGACGGACGCGCTGCAGGCCGTCGTCCGCGCCGTGGACCCCCACCTCGATGTCGAGGTCAGCGGGGACGGCCCGGGATGGCGGCTGGCCGTCGTCCGGCGCGCGGAGCCGGCCCCCGAGGCCGGCGAGGTCGCCGTCGTCCGGTTCAGCACCGGCGCCGGCTTCGCCTTCGAGCCCCGCCGGCCGCTGCCGATCACGCCCGTCTGACCCCGCGGGGCGGGCGCGGGCCGGGTCAGAAGGGGAACTCGCGGTCCTGGTCGCGGACGGTGACCCACTGGAGCTCGCAGAACTCCTCGGCCGCGAACCCCAGCCCGAACCGGCCCCAGCCGGTGTCCTTGACGCCGCCGAACGGCATCTGCGGCTCGTCGTTGACGGGCTGGTCGTTGACGTGGACGATGCCGGCGTCGAGCGCCGCCGCCAGCCGGAGCCCGCGCCGGCGGTCGCCGGTGATGACCGAGGCGACGAGCCCGAGGTCGGAGGCGTTGGCGCGGGCGACGGCCGCCTCGGCGGAGTCGGCCGCCTCCAGCACCACCACCGGGCCGAACGTCTCGCCCTGCGCGATCTCGGCCTCGTCCGGCACGTCGGCGAGCACGGTGGCCGGGTAGCACGGCGGCCGGGGGTCGCCGCCCGCCAGCACACGGGCGCCGAGCCCCACCGCCTCCTTGACGCGGCGGTCGATCAGCGCGAGGGCCCACTCGTTGATCACCGGGCCCACGACGGTGGCCGGGTCGGACGGGTCGCCGGTCGGCAGCGCGGCGGCCCGGGCCGCGAACCGCTCGGCGAACTCCTCCATCAGCGGCCGCTCGACGTAGATCCGCCGGGCGCACATGCAGACCTGCCCCTGGTGCACGAACGCGCCGTAGACGGCGGCGTCCACGGCGTAGCCGAGGTCGGCGTCGCCCGCGACGATGAGCGGGTTCTGCCCGCTGAGCTGCAGCACGATCCGCTTGAGGTGCCGGCCCGCCCGCTCGGCGAGGCGCCGGCCGGTCGGGGTGGAGCCGGTGAAGTTGATCCGCCGGACGAGCGGGCTGGCGAGCAGCGCGTCGCCGATGGCGCCGGCCTCGCCGGGCGCGTGGGTGACGACGTTCAGCGCCCCGGCGGGCAGGCCGGCCTCGTGCAGGATCTCCGCCCAGAGCGCGCCGCCGGTGTAGGGCGCGTCCTCCGACGGCTTGAGCACCACGGTGTTGCCGAGCGCGAGCGGTCCGACGACGGCCCGTCCGGCGAGGCTGAGCGAGGCGTTCCACGGCGCGATCGCCGCGACCACGCCCACCGGGCGCCGCACCGCCATCGCGGTGGTGCCCGCGACGTCCGACGGGAGCAGCTCCCCCGCCGGGCGGTAGGCCAGCTGGGCGGCCTGGCGGAGCAGCCGGACGGCGAAGCCGAGCTGGACGCCGCCGAAGACGGAGCCGCAGCCGGTCTCGGCGGCCAGCGCGGCGAGCACCTCGGCGCGGCGGCGCTCCAGGACGTCGGCCGCGCGCAGGAAGACCAGCTGCCGCTCGTGCGGCGGCGTCCGCGCCCAGCCGCCGAACGCGGCGTGGGCGGCCGCCACGGCCCGGTCGGCGTCCTCGATGTCGCCGGCGGCGACCTCGCTGACCGTCTCGCCCGACCACGGGGAGCGGTTCAGGTAGGAGCGCCCGGACGCGGGCTCGGTCCACTCGCCGCCGATGAAGTGCCCGACGCGCGGCTTGCGCCGGCCGTTCCCGTTCGGCTCCGCTTCGGCCATGGGGGTCGGATCTCCTCGCTCGTGTTCGCCGGCACCGGCCTCAGAAGACTGCCATCCGGCCGGGGTGGTCAAAAACGTTCGGATATATGGAATCTCTGACCCGTATTCTGACCGTGTGACCGACGACGACTCCGCCCGCACGCGCGCCCGCACGGCCGCCGACCCCGCGTTCTCCGCGTCGCTGGAGCGCGGGCTGCGCGTGCTGTCCGCCTTCACCGGCAGCCGCTCGGTGCTGGGCGTCGCCGACCTCGCCCGGGCCGCGGGGCTGACCAAGAGCACGACCCACCGGTACGTCGCCACGCTGACCAAGCTCGGCTACCTCCAGCAGGACCCGGAGACCAAGAAGTACTCCCTCGGCCCGCGCGCGGTGGACCTCGGGTTCGCGGCGATCGACTCCATGGAGCTGACGGGCCTCGCCGGCCCGCCGCTCCAGGCGCTGGCCGACGAGACCGGCTACACCGCCAGCCTGGGGCTGAGCGACGGCCCCGACGTCGTCTACGTCGACCGCCGCCGCAGCGGGCGGCGCAGCGCGCTCGCCATGGACCTCAACCTGCACGTGGGGTCGCGGCTTCCGGCCTACTGCACGTCGATGGGCAAGGTGCTGCTGGCCTACAAGGACGCCGCGGAGCTGCGGCAGCTCCTCGACCGCACCGACATGGCGCGCCGGGGCCCGAAGACGATCACCAACCGGGAGCAGCTCACCGCCGCGCTCGCCCGGGTGCGGCAGAGCGGCGTGGCGGTCAACGACGAGGAGCTCGCGCCGGGCCTGCGCTCGTTCGCGGCGCCGGTCCGCGACCGCTCGGGCGCGGTCATCGCGGCGGTCAACGTGGCCGTCCACCTGACCGTCGCGCCCGCGTCGGTCGAGGCCCTCGCCGGACGGGTCGAGCCGCCGCTGCGGCGCGCCGCCGCCGAGATCTCCCGGCGGCTCGGCCATCGGCCCATGTCCGAGCCGCGTTCCAGATAGCAAACTGGCGTTCGACTCCTCGGAACAGCCGGTTGCCCCTCAGGTCGGGGGCCCGTACGGTCACGTCAACTTTCCGCCGCCAGGGCCGCGCCCCCTCGGCCGCGCGGCGGCCCGGCCAGGTGTTACCCCGAGCTACCACGGCGTTCCCGAGCACGAAGGACCCGCCCGTCCCGTCCTGCGAGCGCCGCGGCGACAAGGAGTTGGGCGTGAACGTGAACTCGGCGCGTGACCACATGTCCGCGACCGAGGCCGCGACGGCGGGTGCGGTGATCGTCGTCGAGGACGTGGCCGTGCCCGGCGAACCTCGCATGCCGGGGGCGGTGCCGGGCAGGATCCCCGCCGAGGCGGGCGCGTTCCACCGGCGCCCCGGCTCACCTCGCTGTTCAACGCCGCCGGGCGCGCCGGCGCCGTGCCCGGCCCGGCACGCCTCGGCGAGCGGCTGATCCCGCGGCCGCCCCGGCCTGATCTCGGCAGCCGGCGCTCAAGCCCGCACTCCGCATGAACCACTGAAGTACGAACCACCGAAGAAGGGACGACAGCCGTGGGACTGCTCGACAGCGTCGACTGGCAGGGAAAGATCTTCAAGAACGGGGCGTGGACGGCGGCGCACGGCGGCGACTACGCCGTGGTCGAGCCCGCGACCGGCGGGGAGCTCGGCCGGATGGGGCAGGCCTCCCCCGCGGACGTCGCGGAGGCCGCCGCGAGCGCCGCCGCGGCGCAGCGGGAGTGGGCCGCGCTGCCGCACCCCGCCCGCGCCGCCGTGCTGCGCCGGGCCGGCGACCTGTGGCAGCGGCACGCCGAGGAGATCAGCGGCTGGAACATCCGCGAGGTCGGCGCGGTCCCCGGCATGGCCGGGTTCGCGCTGCACGTCGCGGCGGAGGAGTGCTACGAGGCGGCCGGGCTGCCGTCCCGCCCGATCGGCGAGGTGCTGCCGTCGGAGGAGCCGCGGCTGTCCATGGCGCGCCGCATGCCGGCCGGCGTGGTCGCGGTGATCTCGCCGTTCAACGTGCCGATCATCCTCGGCATCCGCTCGGTCGCGCCGGCGCTCGCGCTCGGCAACGCCGTGCTGCTCAAGCCCGACCCGCGCACCGCCGTCACCGGCGGCACCCTGATGGCGCGCGTGTTCGAGGAGGCCGGGCTGCCGCCGGGCGTCCTGCAGATGCTGCCCGGCGGCGCGGACGCCGGGGAGGCGCTGATCACCGACCCGCACGTGCGGGTCATCTCCTTCACCGGCTCCACCCCGGTCGGCCGCCGCATCGGCGAGCTGGCCGGCCGCCACCTCAAGCGCGCCCACCTGGAGCTCGGCGGCAACTCCGCGCTGCTCGTGCTGGACGACGCCGACGTCGACGCGGCGGTGAACCTCGCCACCTGGGGCTCGTTCTTCCACCAGGGCCAGATCTGCATGACCACCGGCCGCCACCTGGTCGCCGACCGGCTCTACGACGAGTTCGTGGAGCGGCTCGCCGCCAAGGCCGGCGCGCTCGCGGTCGGCGACCCGGCCGGCGGCGAGGTCGCGCTCGGCCCGGTCATCGACGCCGGGCAGCGCGACAAGATCCACGGCATGGTCACCGCGAGCGTCGAGCAGGGCGCGACGCTCGCCTCCGGCGGCACCTACGAGGAGCTGTTCTACCGGCCGACGGTGCTGGCCGACATCCCGCTGACCGCGCCCGCGTTCGCCGACGAGGTCTTCGGCCCGATCGCCCCGGTCACCCGCGTGTCGTCGGTGTCGGAGGCGGCGGAGCTGGCCGCCGCGAGCGACTACGGCCTCTCGCTCGGCATCGTGACCCGGGACGTCATGCGCGGCCTGGCCGTCGCCGAGCAGATCCCGACGGGGATCGTCCACATCAACGACCAGACGGTCAACGACGAGGCCAACGCCCCGTTCGGCGGGGTGCGGGCCTCCGGCACCGGCTCCCGCTTCGGCGGCGCCGCGGCGAACATCGAGGCGTTCACCGAGACCCGCTGGATCACCATGCGGGGCGAGCCGGCGCAGTACCCGCTCTGACCGGCGGCGTCCGGGCGCGGCCGTGCGCCGCGCCCGTGCGCGGGGCTCAGGCCGCCCGCGCGACCGGCTCGTCCCAGTCGATGTGGTGGCGGTACATCCAGGCGAGCGACTCGGCGCTCGCCGACCTCTTGAGGAAGACCGGCATCATCAGGTCGCGGAAGACGCGGGCGACCGGCCCGGCGGCCTTGCTGCCGCTGATCCTGGCCGAGTAGGCGACGACCCGCTCGGCGCGGGGGCGGCGCAGCGCCTCGAAGCGGGCGAACGCCTCCGCGTGGCCGGGCAGGTCGCGCAGGCACTTGGCCAGGACCAGCGCGTCCTCGACGGCCAGCGAGGCGCCCTGCCCGGAGCTCGGCGAGGTGGCGTGGGCGGCGTCCCCGGTCAGCACCGTCCGGCCGCGGTGCCACACCGGGACCGGTGGCAGGTCGTAGACGGGCAGGGCGGGGCCGGCCGGGCTCATCTCGACGATCTCGGCCGACCGGTTGGCATCGCCCCGCAGCGCCTCGACCAGGGTGCGCTTCCAGCTCTCGGCGGACGTCGCGGCGAGCGACTCCCGCGTCGGCGCGTCCCGGTGGGGCAGGTTGGCGAACCACCAGGTGCGGCCCTGCTCGTCCACCGTGTGGCCGAAGAAGGCCCGCTTGCCGAAGACCATGTGGTAGCCGCCGGGGTCGGCCTCGGCTGCGGGGTCGTCGACGATGCCGCCGAAGCTGAGCAGCCCGGTGTAGCGGGCCCGCGGCGCGGCCGGGTCGAGCAGGGCGCGGGTCGTGGAGTGGACGCCGTCGGCTCCGATCAGCAGGTCGCCGGTGGCCTCGGTGCCGTCGGCGAACCGGGCGGTCACCGCGCCCCCGGCCTCCTCGATCGCCACCAGTTCCTTGCCGTACTCGACGGCGATGCCGCGCGCCGCGGCCTCGTCGCGGACGATCCGGTACAGGTCGGCGCGCTGGACGGTGTGGCTCTCGGTGCCGTCGGCCAGCCGCAGCCCGTTGGCGACCTCGCCGAGCCGCTTGCCGGTGCCGCTCCACATCACCATCCGGGGCGTGCGGACGCCCGCGGCCATGACGGCTTCGTGGGCGTCCAGGACGCGCAGCGCGTCCAGTCCGTTCGAGGCGATGTTGAGGAAGGAGCCGACGTCGTCCGCCGCCTTCGCGTACGCCTCGTAGACGACCGCGTCGATGCCGGCGCGCCGCAGCGCCATGGCGATCGCGGGTCCGCCGATGCCGCAGCCGATGATCAGTGCCGTGCGCCCCATGTCCGGGCCTCCCGTCGTGGTATTATTTAGTTCGTCCGAACGAAATATATGGAGAGGCATACCGGGTGTCAAGATCGGATCGTCGGGAGGAGCTGCTCGCGGCGCTGGGCCGGGCGGGCCGCGAGCAGAGCAACGCCACGGTGATGTACCACTCGGCGCTCAGCGCGCGGATGGGGCTCGGCATGACCGAGGAGAAGGCGCTCGACCTGCTGCAGCGGCTCGGCCCGCTCTCCGCGGGCGACCTCGCCCGGCACTCGGGCCTCGCCCCGGCCTCGGTCAGCGGCCTGATCGACCGGCTGCAGGCCAAGGGGTTCGTCCGCCGGGTCCGCGACGAGGGCGACCGGCGGCGGGTGATCGTGGAGATCGACCCGTCCCGCGTCCAGGCGTTCGCGGAGCTGTTCGCCGGCTTCGTCCGCGGCCTGGACGAGATGTACGCCGCCTACGGCGACGACGAGCTGGCACTGATCCTGGACTTCCTGCGCCGCGTCACCGCCGTCCAGCGGGAAGCCACGATCCGGCTGACCGGCCAGGACGGCGCGGGCGGCTGACGCCCCCGGCTCAGTGCCCGGCGTGCGCCGGCCGCCGTAGCGCGGGGGCCAGCCAGCGGCCGAGGAAGGCGCGGAGCTCCGCGTCGCCGCGCGGCGGCCCGCTCGGGTGCTGCAGCAGCGACGTCAGCACCCGCAAGATGATCTCGGCGAGGCCGCCGAGATCGTCGTCGCCGACGCCGGCGGCCGCCCAGTCCACCGGGTAGCGCCGCAGCATCCGGGCGCCGTAGCCGATGACGTCCGCGGTGATGGCGCCGCGGCCGAGGGCGCCTGAGTCCCCCAGCTGCAGCACCAGGCTCAGGCGCGGCTCCGCCGGGATCGTCCGCACGCAGAAGACCATGCCCTCGACCACGGCCTCGGCCGGGTCCGCGATGCCCTGGACATGGGCGATCAGCCGGTCGACGAACGCCTCCGCGCCCTGCGCCGCGACCTCGCCGATGATGTCGGTGACCCGGGCGAAGTGGCGGTAGACGGTCTGGCGGGTGACGCCGAGCTCGTTCGCGACGTCGGTCAGAGTCGTCTTCGCGGCGCCGTGCCGGTCGACGCAGCGGGCGGTCGCGTCGACGATGCGCTGACGTGCCTCGGCCTCCGATGCGGGAGGGCTCCCTCCCCAGCCGTGGTGCGCCATGGCATCAGGATCCCACAGGCTCCGCGGCCGGGCGCGCCGCGACCGCGCGCAGTGCGGCGCCGATGAGCCCCGCCGCGGCGACGGCGCACAGCACGACGTACCAGAGGCTGCCGACCGGCGTGCCCTGCTCGGTGACGCCGCCGTCCGACGCGAGGTAGTCGGGCATGGCGACCAGCCAGAGGACGGCGAGGACGCCGAGGTAGAGCGCCGGGTAGATCCGCACGAACAGCGGCGACGCCACCGGCGGAACCGCTCCCCCGCGCGGCGCGCGCACGGCGTCCGCGAGCAGCAGCAGCCCGGCGACCCAGACCACGGCGAGTTCCGCACTGAGGACGGCGCGCTGGATCCCGAGCTGGTCCTCGCCCCGGAACGCGCCGCTGGGCGCGCTCACGATGATCATCGCCAGCGGCGTCACCGCGCCCGCGACGGCGGACCGCCAGCCGACCCGCGCGCCGCCGAGCGGGCCGCGGCCGTCCCTCGGCGCGGTCAGGCGGACCGCGAGGTAGGTCATCGCGCCGAACGACACCGACGCGAACAGCAGCATGCTGTTCATCGGCACCGAGGCGAGCGCCGGCTGGTTGATCATCTCGTTGGCGGGGTTCCACGCCCACCACTTCAGCTGCGGGCCGAGGTGGTCGAAGACCTCGTAGAAGACCTGGCAGGCGAACGCGACCGCCACCGAGCCGGCCAGCGGGCCGCGCCGCGCGAACACGCCGAGGGCCCGGACCAGCTCGTAGGCGAGCTGCGACAGCGCCGGATAGAAGGCGATGATGTAGAGCGGCAGCCGGTCGTACATGAACTGCACGGTGAACACGTTGTGGGAGAAGATGAACCCGACGTGCTCCTCAAGGCCGAACCAGCCCGGGAAGTAGAGCGGCGGCTCGATCACGGCCAGGTACACGACCGAGGCGGTCCACAGCGCGAGGTTGACCGGGTCGCCGTCGCGCCGCCACCGCCGCCACGCGTGGACGAGGGCGAACACCGCGCCGCCGACGATGAGCAGCTCCAGGACCGGCATGGTGCCGCTCTCCAGGCCGAACGGGTCGCGGACGGTCACGAACGGGTGGGCGTCGCGGCAGGAGAAGCCCAGCCCTTCGGCGATCCGCTCGGCCACCGCGTCGCAGGTGCGGTCCATCGCTCGTCCTCCGCTCACGCGCCGACGAGGTCGCCGCGGTCGGGGCCCGCCGCCGGCGGGCCGGTGTAGCCGGTGAAGTCGGTGCCGGGCGGGTCCTCCCGCTCGTCGAACCCGTAGGGGACGACCGTGCGGCCGAGCCGCCGGCGCACCTGGTAGCGGACGATCCCGAACCAGAACCGGGGGTCGGCGGCCATCTCCCGCAGCGACCGGTCGAGGTTGAACACCTGCGCGAACGTCCGCTCGACGTAGGCGTCCTCGCGTCCGGCGGCGGTGATGGCGTTGAACACCGGCCAGCTGAACCGCGCGGTCAGCCGGCGCCGCCAGGGTGCGGCGACCTCGGTCCCGGTCGCGAAGTCGTAGGCCTGGTCGCGGGCCATCGCGAGCATCCACGGCACGTCGAGGGACTTCTTCTGCAGGGCGAGGAACTCGCGGAGGAAGGCGGGGTCGAGGGCGCCGCGGCGGCGCAGCACCGCGCCGAGGATGAGCGCGGAGCGGGCGGCCGAGCTCATGCCCTGGGCGTAGAACGGGTTGAAGGCGC
It encodes:
- a CDS encoding aldehyde dehydrogenase family protein is translated as MGLLDSVDWQGKIFKNGAWTAAHGGDYAVVEPATGGELGRMGQASPADVAEAAASAAAAQREWAALPHPARAAVLRRAGDLWQRHAEEISGWNIREVGAVPGMAGFALHVAAEECYEAAGLPSRPIGEVLPSEEPRLSMARRMPAGVVAVISPFNVPIILGIRSVAPALALGNAVLLKPDPRTAVTGGTLMARVFEEAGLPPGVLQMLPGGADAGEALITDPHVRVISFTGSTPVGRRIGELAGRHLKRAHLELGGNSALLVLDDADVDAAVNLATWGSFFHQGQICMTTGRHLVADRLYDEFVERLAAKAGALAVGDPAGGEVALGPVIDAGQRDKIHGMVTASVEQGATLASGGTYEELFYRPTVLADIPLTAPAFADEVFGPIAPVTRVSSVSEAAELAAASDYGLSLGIVTRDVMRGLAVAEQIPTGIVHINDQTVNDEANAPFGGVRASGTGSRFGGAAANIEAFTETRWITMRGEPAQYPL
- a CDS encoding LLM class F420-dependent oxidoreductase; protein product: MRNGIVLFTSDRGITPAALAKAAEERGFDTFYVPEHTHIPVRRDALHPTGGADLPDDRYTRTLDPWVSLATAAAVTSRIGLATAVALPVESDPITLAKTLATLDHLSGGRVTVGAGFGWNTDELADHHVPAARRRTVLKEYLEAMRALWTQEEASYDGEFVSFGPSWAHPKPPQGRIPVIIGAGGGPKTMKWIAAHADGWMTTPIETDIADRVALLRKEWDEAGRAGEPDVRILVAKRPTPGDLAEWEAAGAAELIWGVPDADESAVLAYLDKTAARLGLAQS
- a CDS encoding FAD-dependent monooxygenase gives rise to the protein MGRTALIIGCGIGGPAIAMALRRAGIDAVVYEAYAKAADDVGSFLNIASNGLDALRVLDAHEAVMAAGVRTPRMVMWSGTGKRLGEVANGLRLADGTESHTVQRADLYRIVRDEAAARGIAVEYGKELVAIEEAGGAVTARFADGTEATGDLLIGADGVHSTTRALLDPAAPRARYTGLLSFGGIVDDPAAEADPGGYHMVFGKRAFFGHTVDEQGRTWWFANLPHRDAPTRESLAATSAESWKRTLVEALRGDANRSAEIVEMSPAGPALPVYDLPPVPVWHRGRTVLTGDAAHATSPSSGQGASLAVEDALVLAKCLRDLPGHAEAFARFEALRRPRAERVVAYSARISGSKAAGPVARVFRDLMMPVFLKRSASAESLAWMYRHHIDWDEPVARAA
- a CDS encoding aldehyde dehydrogenase family protein, whose translation is MAEAEPNGNGRRKPRVGHFIGGEWTEPASGRSYLNRSPWSGETVSEVAAGDIEDADRAVAAAHAAFGGWARTPPHERQLVFLRAADVLERRRAEVLAALAAETGCGSVFGGVQLGFAVRLLRQAAQLAYRPAGELLPSDVAGTTAMAVRRPVGVVAAIAPWNASLSLAGRAVVGPLALGNTVVLKPSEDAPYTGGALWAEILHEAGLPAGALNVVTHAPGEAGAIGDALLASPLVRRINFTGSTPTGRRLAERAGRHLKRIVLQLSGQNPLIVAGDADLGYAVDAAVYGAFVHQGQVCMCARRIYVERPLMEEFAERFAARAAALPTGDPSDPATVVGPVINEWALALIDRRVKEAVGLGARVLAGGDPRPPCYPATVLADVPDEAEIAQGETFGPVVVLEAADSAEAAVARANASDLGLVASVITGDRRRGLRLAAALDAGIVHVNDQPVNDEPQMPFGGVKDTGWGRFGLGFAAEEFCELQWVTVRDQDREFPF
- a CDS encoding diacylglycerol kinase, with protein sequence MAIRVLHVATGNVGRIALSQLIEDPRFELAGLVVSNPEKVGRDAGDLAGLDTVTGVAATADLDAALALRPDCTVYCALGETRLLEALDDLRRILASGSDVVASSPVPLIHPWGVLPDRMIAPIEDACRAGGTSLFATGVDPGWVNDLLPFAIASTCQRVERVRCSEIADYASYDGAPVIFDFMGFGRPVGDLPKMFRPGMLAASWGVSLRMLARGFGFELDDITERFEQEPAPEAFDVAAGHIPAGGVAAMRFQITGVAAGKDVLVIDHTTRLRADLRPDWPRPAQDGGSYRVEITGEPSYRVDVCPSSARGDHNYAAIAAGAGRIVNAIPDVVAAPPGLRTPLDLPFNTARGVFAAALAG
- a CDS encoding TetR/AcrR family transcriptional regulator — its product is MAHHGWGGSPPASEAEARQRIVDATARCVDRHGAAKTTLTDVANELGVTRQTVYRHFARVTDIIGEVAAQGAEAFVDRLIAHVQGIADPAEAVVEGMVFCVRTIPAEPRLSLVLQLGDSGALGRGAITADVIGYGARMLRRYPVDWAAAGVGDDDLGGLAEIILRVLTSLLQHPSGPPRGDAELRAFLGRWLAPALRRPAHAGH
- a CDS encoding IclR family transcriptional regulator, encoding MTDDDSARTRARTAADPAFSASLERGLRVLSAFTGSRSVLGVADLARAAGLTKSTTHRYVATLTKLGYLQQDPETKKYSLGPRAVDLGFAAIDSMELTGLAGPPLQALADETGYTASLGLSDGPDVVYVDRRRSGRRSALAMDLNLHVGSRLPAYCTSMGKVLLAYKDAAELRQLLDRTDMARRGPKTITNREQLTAALARVRQSGVAVNDEELAPGLRSFAAPVRDRSGAVIAAVNVAVHLTVAPASVEALAGRVEPPLRRAAAEISRRLGHRPMSEPRSR
- a CDS encoding MarR family winged helix-turn-helix transcriptional regulator, which gives rise to MSRSDRREELLAALGRAGREQSNATVMYHSALSARMGLGMTEEKALDLLQRLGPLSAGDLARHSGLAPASVSGLIDRLQAKGFVRRVRDEGDRRRVIVEIDPSRVQAFAELFAGFVRGLDEMYAAYGDDELALILDFLRRVTAVQREATIRLTGQDGAGG